ATATTGAAGGAAGGGAATTTTTAGCAGTACTTCAAAGGAAAAAAGGGTGAAAGCATGGGCTTTTTCAGGAGAGAGGAGAAATAACAAAGGTCGGAGAAACGATTTGTATAGCATAATTACTTAGAAATGTTAGGATCGCAAAAATACTATTTTTTTGTGGAGGGAATTTTCAAATACTGTTTTTCCGTGCGTCTAATATGCTTGTAAGCCCCTCAATAAAGCACTTTCTCACTCGTCAATAACCTCAAAACAATAACACCTTTTAGACTTTGGACGAGGGAGCAGAGATGCGAGAAGTTAGATATTAATCAGTTGATAATAAATGATTTACGATTAAACGACAAAAACAAGTAAATCATTGATTACCAAATCTTGACATCTTGCTTCCTACTTCTCACTTCTTTCGTCCAAAGTCCAAAACACCTTAAAACTTCAACAAAATGAAAACATTGAATCTTATTCTTATCCTCAGCTTCGCAATCTTCACACAAGCACTTCAAAGTCAAACCGTTTCACCTTCTCCAATATGGAAAGCAGGCCGAAACGATGTTCGCATTGAAGTAGAAAATGCGAGCCGTCATTTCATTGTATCCATTCCACAAAACTACACTGGTAAACAAGCTTTCCCCGTTGTATTGATGTTTCACGGCACAAGTGGCACAGGCGAAAAATTCTACAACATTTCGGGATGGAAAGAAAAAGGAGAAGAAGAAGGTATCATTACCGTTTTTCCTACTGCCCTGAAATACTGCTATATAGATGAAGGACAGCAAAAAAACAACACAAAATGGAATGATGGGAAGTTAGAAACCTACGTTTGTTCAGGCGTGACCTTGAAGGATGATGTATTGTTTGTTAGAAAGATTTTGGTGCAAATGCGTTCACACTTGAACATTGATGACAGTCGTATTTATGCTTCTGGATTCTCCAATGGAGCAGGTTTTGTGAGTCGGTTGGCGGTAGAATTGTCAGATGAATTGGCGGCAGTTGCAGCCGTAGCAGGAGGATTGCAAACACAAATTACCGCTACTCCAAAGGCATTTATTCCGATTTGTTTGATGGTAGGAAATCAAGACGACCGTTTTATTGCAGCACATGGCGGGCAGCCTCTCCCCTACCAACCCGCAGATTTAGAACAAGATCCGCTTATTCGTGACTTCATTGGTCGTTTTCTCAACAAATTTGAACTGAGCGAACAACATACTACTATAGAACGCAAACACCAGATAATTCTCAAATTTGAAGAGAATACCAATACTACAAACGATAATCTATTTGTTTTTTCTATGGTACAAGGCTTGAAACACAATTATCCGAATGGGAAAAACCATCCTTTGAAAGGTGCGAGAATATTCTGGGAATTTTTCAAACAGTATTCAAAATAGTAAAAATCAAAACTACTTCTACGCATTTTGCGTAGAAGTCTATGTAAAATACATATTCTAATTTTTCTAAAAAAACAGCTTGAAAAGTCGTTGTATTTTTCTTCAAAAAAAAAAACAAAAAGAATATAGAGGGTTATTATTCTGATTATCAACACAATTATGGTTTCTCAGAAAAAAATAGTGGTCAAGAAACGAAACTTTTTTTGAAACAATCAGTAGTAGGCATCTTTTTTGTCTTAGATGGGTTGATTGCGAAATTGAAAAACATACAATACACCAGAATAAAAGCAAGACCCAACAAGATGAAAAATATAATTCTAAACATATTGAGCTTAATTATCACGATGACTTTTGTTGTGACAGCAAATGCTCAATCTATGAAAACTGAGAAAGGTATCGAATTTTTTGAAGGTTCTTTGGAAGAATTATTAGCTCATGCCAAACAAACAGATAAAGCCATTTTTATTGATGCTTACACTCCTTGGTGTGGCCCTTGCAAGGTAATGGAAAAGAAAGTATTCATTTTGCCAGAAGTAAGTGACTTTTACAATAATTTCTACATCAGCTACAAACTCAACATGGAAAGCAGCGAAGGAGTAGAATTTGCGAAACAACACGATGTAAATGTTTATCCTACTTACTTATACTTGAACGCAAAAGGAGAAGAGAAAAGAAGAGCAATTGGTGCAAGTCAGCCCAACAAATTTGTTGCAGAAGCGAGAGAGGCCTTAATTGATGAAGAAAAAATGGCTGCAATGGCTGTTGAATATTTAGAAGGAAGAAGCGACCAAGCATTTTTAGCTACTTATATGCAACAATTATGGATAGCAGATGCAGCAGAATACGAACAAGTTGCCATGAATTACTTCAATACTTTGAGCACAGCAGATTTGAACAATGAAAGCAATTTGAAATTGGTTTATGCTTTGGCAAATGACATCACCTTGAAAGGTTTTGAAGTATTTGCAAACAACAGCCCTTTATTTGTAGAGATGTATGGCGAGAAAAGTGTGGCAGATAAAATGGTAGTTGCAGCTTTCAACAGTTTAGACCATGCAATTGACAGCAAAGACTATACTTTATTTGACCAAATCATCAGCACTATTCAATTATCTGGAAGCGACAAAACAAGTACATATACTTACAGAGCTTCTTTGAAATTCTATGAAGGAGTTGGTGAGTGGGACAAATACACAGTAGTAGCGGATCAAATGTTGTCTATCACAGAAATGGACAAATCAGAATCTGCTTATATCAACAACATCGCTTGGAATGTATATGAAAATGCAAGCAATGACTCAATGTTGGAAAAAGCGGTTGTTTGGACAAAACAATCCATCGAATTAGAAAGCACTTACTACAACAATGATACCTTGGCTTCTTTGTACTACAAATTAGGAAAATACGACGAAGCAAAAGAGGCTGCACAAAATGCGGTAAACATTGCAGAAGCAAAAGGCATGAGTGCAAAAGGTGCAAAGAAAATGTTGCTGAAAATTGAAATGAAATCAGCAATGTAATCAGAACAACACAATAGACATTAGGCTGTTATTTTGACTTTCCTACAAAAGAAAACGAAAATTCATATTTAGACAAACTGTTACTTGATTCTCAAATATTTGTCTGTTACCCATATATTTGAAATTGAATTGTCTCGACCCCTTGAAATTTCACTACATCACTATAGGATAGTCCATGAAAAAAACGTTGAAGGTTTCCATAAATCATATGGAAACCTTTTTTCGTTTTATCCAAATTTTACCAACAAATCTCGAAAAAACACAGAATAGCGTAAAAATTAGTATTTTTACAATAAATAGCTAAAGAATATACTCCTCACTTCTGTAATTAATATTCTTCTTTACAATTCCTTATCCAATGAAGCAATTTTTTCTACTGTTGTTGTTGATTATGAGTGTCTGCAATGCTTGTTTTCAGACTCCTACACAAGCACAAACTGTCCAAATATCAGGCAAGATTGAAGAACCTGTCAGTATCAAGGAAAATGACGAATTTCGTCAATTACCCATTGTTTTTTATTTAGATGATTTGTTGAGAAATGAAAAATACGAAATAACTCCCGACAAATTGGGTAATTTTCAAGTACAAATCCCGGTTACCCAACCCACTCCTGCTTACTTTGAATACAATGGCAAAAAAGCACAGATGTTTTTGAGTCCGGGGGAAATTGTTCAAATGAGTTTTTCTAATAGTTTGTTCGACAGCACTTTGAAGTTTGAAGGAGGAGGAGAAATACACAACACCTATTGCGCTGAATTCAGAAAAAGATTTAACAATGATAATATTGATTACGATCTATCCCAGAGGCGCAGTGTGATGAGTGCTCCAACTTTTAGCAGTTACTGTCAAAATCTTAGATTGAAGGAAAGCGCTTTTTTGAGAAACTATTTAGCGCAAAATGAAGGCACTTCTCTATCCTTCAAGACTTGGGCACAATCTGCCATTGAATACCGAACGGCCAATCGAACAACAAGTTATTTTTATAAAACCTCAGATAAATTCCACGACGGTTATATTGACTTCGCCCTTCAGTTTAGTCTCAGCAATCCAGAAGCGTTGGTTGCAAGTGAATATCTGAAATTTTTAGAAAACCATCTTCGGCATTTGTGTATGCGTGACCCACTTCAAATGCAGGAACAGCGCGAAAAACGTGGTGAACCTTGGCTTGTTAGAGCTTTCGAGATTGCTCCAAAGGCTTTCAATGGCAAGGTTTTAGACTATGTACAAGCCTATTTGACACTAGTGCTTATTGATGCAGAGTCGAGTTATGCCAATAGTTTGTACGAAGAATATAAGAGAACAGGCAAAGACCCTGTTTTGAAAGAACTCCTGAGCAAACGCTTCAATAAATACAGCACTGAAATGAGCAATGTCAAGCCTCCTATTGATGCACGCTTGTTCATTGTCAATCAAGAATCTCCGCTTACTTTCGATCAGTTATTATCGCAGTATCGAGGTAAGGTAGTGTACTTAGATTTTTGGGCAAGTTGGTGCAAACCCTGCATGGAAGAAATGACGTATAGCCCTCAACTGAAAGAGTATTTCCACAACAAAGAAGTTGTATTCGTTTATTTATCTTCGGATGATTCGGATGGTCAATGGCGAAAAAATATTGCCCAACTACAGGTTGGAGGGGATCATTACTTGATGGATGAAGACCTAAAAGATTCTGCTTATACCCGTCTATTGGTCACAGGATTACCCCGTTATGCATTGATTGATAAAGAAGGAGAGAT
The Chitinophagales bacterium genome window above contains:
- a CDS encoding TlpA disulfide reductase family protein, with protein sequence MKQFFLLLLLIMSVCNACFQTPTQAQTVQISGKIEEPVSIKENDEFRQLPIVFYLDDLLRNEKYEITPDKLGNFQVQIPVTQPTPAYFEYNGKKAQMFLSPGEIVQMSFSNSLFDSTLKFEGGGEIHNTYCAEFRKRFNNDNIDYDLSQRRSVMSAPTFSSYCQNLRLKESAFLRNYLAQNEGTSLSFKTWAQSAIEYRTANRTTSYFYKTSDKFHDGYIDFALQFSLSNPEALVASEYLKFLENHLRHLCMRDPLQMQEQREKRGEPWLVRAFEIAPKAFNGKVLDYVQAYLTLVLIDAESSYANSLYEEYKRTGKDPVLKELLSKRFNKYSTEMSNVKPPIDARLFIVNQESPLTFDQLLSQYRGKVVYLDFWASWCKPCMEEMTYSPQLKEYFHNKEVVFVYLSSDDSDGQWRKNIAQLQVGGDHYLMDEDLKDSAYTRLLVTGLPRYALIDKEGEIADGDAKRPSNGSLKYDINRLLEKE
- a CDS encoding dienelactone hydrolase family protein encodes the protein MKTLNLILILSFAIFTQALQSQTVSPSPIWKAGRNDVRIEVENASRHFIVSIPQNYTGKQAFPVVLMFHGTSGTGEKFYNISGWKEKGEEEGIITVFPTALKYCYIDEGQQKNNTKWNDGKLETYVCSGVTLKDDVLFVRKILVQMRSHLNIDDSRIYASGFSNGAGFVSRLAVELSDELAAVAAVAGGLQTQITATPKAFIPICLMVGNQDDRFIAAHGGQPLPYQPADLEQDPLIRDFIGRFLNKFELSEQHTTIERKHQIILKFEENTNTTNDNLFVFSMVQGLKHNYPNGKNHPLKGARIFWEFFKQYSK
- a CDS encoding thioredoxin family protein; the protein is MKNIILNILSLIITMTFVVTANAQSMKTEKGIEFFEGSLEELLAHAKQTDKAIFIDAYTPWCGPCKVMEKKVFILPEVSDFYNNFYISYKLNMESSEGVEFAKQHDVNVYPTYLYLNAKGEEKRRAIGASQPNKFVAEAREALIDEEKMAAMAVEYLEGRSDQAFLATYMQQLWIADAAEYEQVAMNYFNTLSTADLNNESNLKLVYALANDITLKGFEVFANNSPLFVEMYGEKSVADKMVVAAFNSLDHAIDSKDYTLFDQIISTIQLSGSDKTSTYTYRASLKFYEGVGEWDKYTVVADQMLSITEMDKSESAYINNIAWNVYENASNDSMLEKAVVWTKQSIELESTYYNNDTLASLYYKLGKYDEAKEAAQNAVNIAEAKGMSAKGAKKMLLKIEMKSAM